From a region of the Gordonia sp. PP30 genome:
- a CDS encoding LysR family transcriptional regulator, producing the protein MSLTHLNTLLHLARKGTMIAVADELGYTPGAVSQQISALERCVGTALIGRSGRNVILTDAGVVLAAHAETILRDERAARDAVRAVENDAAAPAALGVFGSTAGVLLAPIVAEARRRYPLLDLRSRELDVDDAVAAVQRGQVDAAFGVEYPHHPMPRTADVETVTLRTERFGLAVAGGTSPGAVMDLGAAAGWDWIMPAPDTQFGLAVRAACRDAGFEPRVRHEITDTAVSLALAGAGLGATFVTDLMVELNNRVHIDRIGLTQEVTRRVVLVRAAGSAVRPSVRALTEVVRAVVAE; encoded by the coding sequence ATGAGTCTGACGCATCTCAACACCCTGCTCCACCTGGCCCGGAAAGGGACGATGATCGCTGTCGCGGACGAGCTCGGCTACACCCCGGGCGCGGTCTCCCAGCAGATCTCCGCGCTCGAACGCTGCGTCGGCACCGCCCTCATCGGCCGGTCCGGCCGCAACGTGATTCTCACCGACGCCGGTGTGGTCCTCGCCGCGCACGCCGAGACCATCCTGCGCGACGAGCGCGCCGCCCGGGACGCGGTGCGTGCCGTCGAGAACGACGCCGCCGCACCTGCGGCGCTCGGCGTCTTCGGCAGTACCGCGGGCGTCCTGCTCGCCCCGATCGTCGCGGAGGCGCGGCGCCGCTATCCGCTGCTCGATCTGCGGAGCCGCGAACTCGACGTCGACGACGCCGTGGCGGCGGTCCAGCGCGGCCAGGTCGACGCCGCGTTCGGGGTGGAGTACCCGCATCACCCGATGCCGCGGACCGCCGATGTGGAGACCGTCACGCTGCGCACCGAGCGATTCGGGCTGGCGGTGGCCGGCGGGACGTCGCCCGGTGCGGTGATGGATCTGGGAGCGGCGGCCGGCTGGGACTGGATCATGCCCGCCCCGGACACCCAGTTCGGTCTCGCCGTCCGGGCGGCCTGCCGGGACGCGGGTTTCGAGCCGCGGGTGCGGCACGAGATCACCGACACCGCCGTCTCACTGGCGCTGGCCGGCGCCGGTCTCGGCGCCACCTTCGTCACCGATCTGATGGTCGAGCTGAACAACCGGGTGCACATCGACCGGATCGGGCTGACGCAGGAGGTGACCCGGCGAGTCGTGCTGGTCCGGGCCGCGGGCTCGGCGGTCCGGCCGAGCGTGCGCGCGCTGACCGAGGTGGTGCGCGCCGTCGTCGCCGAGTGA
- a CDS encoding DUF2520 domain-containing protein, with translation MVNASLPAPRLTVGVVSAGRVGTAFGEALAAAGHRVAAVHAPSQVSRERAERRLPFAGLGTVDEVVTAAELVLLAVPDTELPTVIDQVAAGVRPGQIVAHTAGAHGTAILAPVAERGGMVLALHPAMTFVDSPDDTARLASSCFGITTDDPFADAVAASLVLEIGGTPVRIDESQRTLYHAALAHGANNLIALITDAVTALRAAIDGPHRLAEQATVDGGAAGLPEQILGPLVRASLENVLALGPSALTGPVARGDRATVERHRRALETLPDPGVALGYRVLSARAAAAAGAPADFLDSIGVLPE, from the coding sequence ATGGTGAACGCATCCCTGCCCGCCCCGCGCCTGACTGTCGGCGTCGTGTCGGCCGGCCGCGTGGGCACCGCTTTCGGCGAAGCGCTCGCCGCGGCGGGACATCGAGTGGCCGCGGTCCACGCCCCGTCGCAGGTCTCCCGCGAGCGCGCCGAACGCCGCCTCCCCTTCGCCGGGCTGGGCACCGTCGACGAGGTCGTGACCGCCGCCGAGCTGGTCCTGCTCGCCGTTCCCGACACCGAACTGCCGACCGTGATCGACCAGGTCGCCGCGGGGGTGCGGCCCGGACAGATCGTCGCCCACACCGCGGGCGCCCACGGCACCGCGATCCTGGCTCCCGTCGCCGAGCGCGGCGGCATGGTGCTCGCCCTGCACCCGGCGATGACCTTCGTCGACAGCCCGGACGACACCGCGCGCCTGGCGTCGTCGTGCTTCGGCATCACCACCGACGATCCCTTCGCCGACGCGGTCGCGGCCTCGCTGGTTCTGGAGATCGGCGGTACCCCGGTGCGGATCGACGAGTCGCAGCGCACGCTCTATCACGCCGCTCTCGCGCACGGCGCGAACAACCTGATCGCGCTGATCACCGACGCGGTGACGGCCCTGCGGGCGGCCATCGACGGCCCCCATCGCCTCGCCGAACAGGCCACCGTCGACGGCGGCGCCGCCGGCCTGCCCGAGCAGATCCTCGGCCCGCTGGTGCGGGCCTCGCTGGAGAACGTCCTCGCGCTCGGGCCGTCGGCGCTGACCGGCCCGGTCGCCCGCGGTGACCGGGCGACCGTCGAACGCCACCGCCGTGCCCTCGAAACGCTGCCCGACCCGGGCGTGGCCCTCGGCTACCGCGTCCTCTCGGCGCGCGCCGCGGCGGCCGCCGGAGCCCCCGCCGACTTCCTCGACTCGATCGGAGTGCTGCCCGAATGA
- a CDS encoding glucose 1-dehydrogenase: MSKQLDGKVAIVTGAGAGLGEAIARRFAAEGAKVVVSDINGANARSVADSLDGAVAVTTDVTSETEVQALVTRAHEEFGALHIMVPNAGVGFVQPIASMSYADWRKTTAVNLDGVFLSIRYAAPVIAESGGGSIVTISSITSTAGSPLLAPYAAAKAAVRNLTETAAIEFRPAGVRVNAVLPGFIDTALVTAAAPDFEAALGLPAGGFDGLIEQKQGRYGTPEEVAAATLFFASGESSWCTGSSLVLDGGMVASLL, encoded by the coding sequence ATGAGCAAGCAGTTGGATGGCAAGGTCGCCATCGTCACCGGCGCCGGCGCCGGATTGGGCGAGGCCATCGCGCGGCGGTTCGCCGCCGAGGGCGCGAAGGTCGTCGTCTCCGACATCAACGGCGCCAACGCCCGGTCGGTGGCCGACTCGCTGGACGGAGCCGTCGCGGTGACCACCGACGTCACCTCGGAGACCGAGGTCCAGGCTCTCGTGACGCGGGCGCACGAGGAGTTCGGGGCGCTGCACATCATGGTGCCGAACGCCGGCGTCGGCTTCGTGCAGCCGATCGCGTCGATGTCGTACGCCGACTGGCGCAAGACGACCGCGGTGAACCTCGACGGGGTGTTCCTGTCGATCCGCTACGCCGCGCCGGTGATCGCCGAGTCCGGCGGTGGCTCGATCGTCACGATCAGTTCCATCACCTCCACCGCGGGATCGCCACTGCTCGCCCCGTACGCCGCGGCGAAGGCCGCCGTCCGCAACCTGACCGAGACCGCGGCGATCGAGTTCCGCCCGGCCGGCGTACGGGTGAACGCGGTACTGCCGGGCTTCATCGACACCGCACTGGTCACCGCCGCGGCACCCGACTTCGAAGCGGCCCTCGGTCTGCCCGCGGGCGGGTTCGACGGCCTCATCGAGCAGAAGCAAGGGCGGTACGGGACCCCCGAGGAGGTCGCCGCCGCGACGCTGTTCTTCGCGTCCGGCGAGTCGTCGTGGTGCACCGGGAGCAGTCTGGTGCTCGACGGCGGCATGGTCGCCTCGCTGCTCTGA
- a CDS encoding type III pantothenate kinase produces MLLTVTVGNTNIHLGVFAGFGDHATLVRDWRIHTDPHLTADELALTFRGLLGDDIERVTAVAALSTVPSLLLELRVMAPRYFGDGPHVLLEPGVRTGLPLLVDNPKEVGTDRVANALAAHARFPGRPCIVVAFGTATVVDAVSAKGEFLGGAIAPGVNLGVEALSDHTVTVRRVELRPPRSVIGKNTVEALQSGILFGFAAQVDGLVQRIRDDVPGFGGSDVAVVATGFLAPLMYDECRTLTDHAPHLTLDGLRRVYERAKAARPR; encoded by the coding sequence ATGCTGCTCACGGTCACCGTCGGCAACACGAACATCCATCTCGGGGTGTTCGCCGGTTTCGGCGACCACGCGACGCTGGTGCGCGACTGGCGTATCCACACCGACCCGCACCTGACCGCCGACGAACTCGCGCTCACCTTCCGCGGTCTGCTCGGCGACGACATCGAGCGGGTGACCGCGGTCGCGGCGCTCTCCACCGTCCCGTCCCTGCTCCTTGAGCTGCGGGTGATGGCGCCGCGGTACTTCGGCGACGGCCCGCACGTCCTGCTCGAGCCGGGTGTGCGGACCGGTCTTCCGCTGCTGGTCGACAATCCCAAGGAGGTCGGCACCGATCGCGTCGCCAACGCCCTCGCGGCGCACGCCCGCTTCCCCGGCCGCCCCTGCATCGTCGTCGCCTTCGGTACCGCCACCGTGGTCGACGCGGTCTCGGCGAAGGGGGAGTTTCTCGGCGGCGCCATCGCGCCCGGCGTCAACCTGGGTGTCGAGGCGCTGTCCGACCACACCGTCACCGTCCGGCGAGTGGAGCTGCGCCCGCCGCGCAGCGTGATCGGCAAGAACACCGTCGAGGCCCTGCAGTCGGGCATCCTCTTCGGCTTCGCCGCCCAGGTCGACGGCCTGGTGCAGCGGATCCGCGACGACGTCCCCGGTTTCGGCGGCAGCGACGTGGCCGTCGTCGCCACCGGTTTCCTCGCCCCGCTCATGTACGACGAGTGCCGCACCCTCACCGACCACGCCCCGCATCTCACCCTCGACGGCCTCCGCCGCGTCTACGAGCGGGCCAAAGCCGCCCGCCCGCGCTGA
- the panD gene encoding aspartate 1-decarboxylase has product MFRTMMTSKIHRATVTQADLHYVGSVTVDQDLLDAAGLLEGEQVAIVDIDNGNRLETYVIAGERGSGVIGINGAAAHLVHPGDLVILIAYGMLDEEELKTYSPKVVFVDELNRPVTLTDDPADVPAGSGLKDPRQLATAAV; this is encoded by the coding sequence ATGTTCCGCACCATGATGACGTCCAAGATCCACCGCGCCACGGTGACCCAGGCCGACCTGCACTACGTCGGCTCGGTCACCGTCGACCAGGATCTCCTCGACGCCGCCGGCCTCCTCGAAGGGGAGCAGGTCGCGATCGTCGACATCGACAACGGCAACCGCCTGGAGACCTATGTGATCGCCGGTGAGCGGGGCAGCGGCGTGATCGGCATCAACGGTGCCGCCGCACACCTCGTGCACCCCGGCGACCTGGTGATCCTGATCGCCTACGGCATGCTCGACGAGGAGGAGCTCAAGACCTACTCGCCGAAGGTGGTCTTCGTCGACGAGCTCAACCGCCCGGTCACCCTCACCGACGATCCCGCCGACGTCCCCGCGGGCTCCGGCCTGAAGGATCCGCGGCAGCTCGCCACCGCCGCGGTCTGA
- the panC gene encoding pantoate--beta-alanine ligase codes for MTIQQAAQAPYTPGALTVHRDPEQLHRVSAALRATGKRVALVPTMGALHDGHLQLVRAAKSRGNTVVIVSIFVNPLQFGAGEDLDAYPRTFDEDCAKLEALGVPLVFAPTVSAMYPNGPRTTVHPGAAGRGLEAAQRPTHFAGMLTVVNKLLNIAAPHAAYFGEKDYQQLVLINQMVADLNMDVEIIGVPTVREADGLAMSSRNRYLSPAHRELATTLSAALLAGAHAAEHGGDAALAAARAVLATAPEIEVDYLELRDRNLGDPSAEGDGRLLIAARFGDTRLLDNVGVDLGGVRRAYDDEAGRDFFAQNHSTATEEGN; via the coding sequence ATGACGATCCAGCAGGCCGCGCAGGCCCCGTACACGCCCGGCGCGCTCACCGTGCACCGCGACCCGGAACAACTGCACCGGGTCTCCGCGGCGCTGCGTGCCACCGGCAAGCGCGTGGCCCTGGTCCCGACGATGGGCGCCCTGCACGACGGCCACCTGCAACTGGTCCGCGCCGCCAAGAGCCGCGGCAACACCGTCGTCATCGTCTCGATCTTCGTCAACCCGCTGCAGTTCGGTGCGGGGGAGGACCTCGACGCCTACCCGCGCACGTTCGACGAGGACTGCGCGAAGCTCGAAGCGCTCGGTGTGCCGCTGGTCTTCGCGCCGACCGTCTCGGCGATGTACCCGAACGGTCCGCGCACCACCGTCCATCCGGGTGCGGCCGGCCGCGGCCTGGAGGCCGCGCAGCGGCCCACCCACTTCGCCGGGATGCTCACCGTCGTGAACAAGCTGCTGAACATCGCCGCTCCGCACGCCGCGTACTTCGGCGAGAAGGACTACCAGCAGCTGGTGCTGATCAACCAGATGGTCGCCGACCTGAACATGGACGTCGAGATCATCGGCGTGCCGACCGTCCGGGAGGCCGACGGCCTCGCGATGAGTTCGCGCAACCGCTACCTCTCGCCCGCGCACCGGGAACTGGCGACCACCCTGTCGGCGGCCCTGCTGGCCGGTGCGCACGCCGCCGAGCACGGCGGTGACGCCGCCCTCGCCGCCGCCCGCGCCGTCCTGGCGACCGCCCCGGAGATCGAGGTCGACTACCTCGAACTGCGCGACCGCAACCTCGGCGACCCGTCCGCCGAGGGCGACGGCCGCCTGCTGATCGCCGCCCGATTCGGCGACACCCGGCTCCTCGACAACGTCGGCGTCGATCTCGGCGGTGTCCGCCGGGCCTACGACGACGAGGCGGGGCGCGACTTCTTCGCACAGAACCACTCCACCGCTACGGAAGAGGGCAACTGA